The Cherax quadricarinatus isolate ZL_2023a chromosome 66, ASM3850222v1, whole genome shotgun sequence sequence TCTTTCTATCTGTGAGACACTAAACAAAAAACCTGCATAAGCCAGTCAACATGCTTATTTCCTAGCACTGTAAGTTCTAGTTATTCAAATTCCAAAATAAAATACTACTGCTGACATATTTTAGCTTCCTAAAGCAAACACTATTGTCACTTCATATACTTTTGAGAAACGTATCATTAACAGGCCTTTACCAAATAATCAGTCAGCCACGACAAGATTTTACTCTTGCTCTAATTTCTACGACCCCATCGGTGCAAAGGCCTCACATACCAGACACCTCGGCAAATATTGCTGCAACTTTAGCTTCTAAAAATTAAGCTTAGGTACAGAAAACCTCTAGTATTTTTTAAATGTATAATGTCACAAGCCGCTAGAAATGTTGATCATTTTAAAAACACGGGGACataaaaaatttaaattactcaAACTGAAATTACCAAGTAAAATATGCCATTTTTTTTAGTCAACATCATGATACATCATTATTTAAACTGTACATTATTAACGACATACCACAGCATAACTTTTGCTATATATGCCCTATATTGCTTTATTTAAGGTCAGTTTTTTTATACAATTTGATTGCAAATAAAGCCATTTCTCATTCTAATTAAGAATTAAGAGAATTACTTACACCTTTCCAATAACTAAGTGGAGTTTCTTGTGATATATACCAATGGGTCATTCCTAATTATGACATCTGATTGTTAGGGATTAGATTTTGCTCTTAATTTCTTATTTCTGGACGGCAGTGCATTAAACCGAAGCACTGAATTTCTTTCCCTAGGGTTAGCAAGTTAATAAATTGAATAATGCAAACTGGCGGAGTAAAAGGTCTACTGTTGGATACAATATGGCTAGTTAAATTAGTAAGTTTTCTATAAAAAAATGTCCAGTCTAATGAaatttatataattattcttgttatacAATTTAGTTAAACACCACAAGTACCAATGGCTTCAGATAAAATATAGTTAAGAATTCTGTTAGAAGAATTTGACAGCATCTAGCATATAAAACTTGACCAACCTTGACCATGTTGTCTTATTCATATTGATATCAATCCAATTATTGGCTTTGACATCACAATCAGTATTGATATGGAGACATCTAGGACTGCAAGAAGATACCCTTCACATATAATGAAGTTATAAGTTTTTTCTGTTCAACATCTGTCAGGCAATTCATCAGTGtgtacaccagccctcacactcCCACAGCACCTACTGCAAGACTGGGTTTATCTCAACAAGGCTTTGATCTCATCCTTCTCTGCAGCATCCAAGTAACTCGTGCCATCGGGTGCAGTGCCATTTTTGTCGGCTCCCTGcagaaaaaaaatagaatttaATTAAAACAAAATATAACAAAACAAGATCAACTGCACTTAAGAGAAATTCAGAGCAGGAAGATTCGTGCAAAACTCAGATGGATGAGGACTACATAACTGACGTCAAGCAAAatgcagaataaaaaaaatacatactggtaactaagaaaaaaaaaaacatgacaaGTGACCAAAAGCTAATGAAGAAAACTAGAAAGAAAGAGGGTTATTGTTTTTTTAGTTATGCTGAGAAAGAAAACAGTAGAAATATTAAGTAAAATGAGATAATATAACTGGCTAATGAAacccaaagaaaaaaaattataatttatgCTGGGTGTAGAAGAAACAGCTGATGAACATAGCTAAATTCACCAAACACAAAACATTTAGTGTTTGTGCAAGATACTAATGCTTTAATGAGGGTTCTGAATAACCAGACCAGTCCTGCTCAAAGAGAAAGCTAATCAAACAAGGCTAATGGGAGCAAGCAGCTTCCACTGATTTGGAAATTCCAAACTATGTGAACAAAGTGAATACTGCACCGTACTTTGGAAAGAACCCCACAGCAAGGAGGTGTTGGTTCACCTTCTTTGATCCAGCTTACTTTGAGGATAGAACTTTTCTCAGTGCCTTCTGAGGCTTGTTAACACTACTCACCACTATTTACTGTGGAATAAAGTTAAGTTCACAGAACAATTATTATTACTGAATAATAAttgttttttttcaacacattggccatctcccactgaggcagggtgacccaaaaaagaaaaacattttcacagtcattcaacactttccacATCATTCACacgtaatcactgtctttgcagaggcaccatgatataacagtttagatgtcactccaaacagccaatatcccacctccatgactcaaagtccggctaactggtttcccttcaCAAAAAATAGTATCGTCAGggcccaaaaaccatttgtctccattaactcctatctaacacactcacaaatgcctgctgcatgtctaagccccttgcacGTAAAACCTCTTTcacaaagggattcagggaagctggtTAGTTGGACTtcgaatcctggaggtgggaagcacagggcctgcactctgaaggaggggtggagatacgctgcagtttttgaactgtagtgtagaCACGCCTCTGGCAGGGCAGTGATGGGATGGGTGATGAtgagagtgtttcttcttttttgggtcaccctgctttggtaggAAACAGCTgacgtgttaataaaaaatatatatgtatacagtatacattttcatttttaacacactggccatttcccactgaggcagggtgacccgaaaaagaaacacttccaccatcactgtcttgctagaggcccACAgatatgacaattcagatgttcctccaaacagtaaatatcccaatcctctcctttagaatgcaggcacttatttctcacctccaggactcaagccccattaactggtttcctgaaatcccttcacaaaatacagtggaccctgccttacgatcagcttccaatgcgaccaattatgtaagtgtatttatgtaagtgcttttgtacgtgtatttttgggggtctgaaaccgactaatctaattcacaatattccttatgggaacaaattcgttcggtaacggcacctgaacatacttctggaatgaaattaaatcgtaaggcgggggtccactgtatcttgcaACAGTTAAtcaggtcccaaaagccattTGTCTAAACTTACCTCTATCTAACATGCTtgcacatgcctgctgtatgtccaagccctttacacacaaaacctcctttaacccccttccctctatcctttcataggacgacccctaccccaccttccctcaactacagatttatacgtgcacatacacacacgcatgtgTTGACCCTggagttcacaagaaaaaatTGACAAACTACTTCCTGGGGAAGCTATTCtagaaataaaagaaaataaaaagtatTATATAGAAAAAAATGCATAGAAAACAATAACAGCAAAGAGTGATTTTACTCCTAGAACTGTAATAACATACAACTTTTACACTGTGCCCAGTGAAGCCGAGAAACAATACAAGAAATGCACAGTAAGGAATAACACAATAAAGATCCACTTACTGCTTCGAGGAGCACTTTGACGCATTGTGTATGACCTTCCCAGATGGCAGCTAGTAGTGCAGTGATTCCATGTTTATCTGTTGACTAAAATAATACAACATTTGAACATCAAATAAATTAAGACGAACACCACAAATTATAGCTATACTATAAATAGGTATAACCATTACAAATAAGTAAttatgacaaaaaaaaatcagTTAGCATCATATACTGTACTTCAATAATGTAATAAACAATTTTACACCAATTTTGCTAGATTTAGATATCCATTCTTAACTATTCATAGTTCTCTTGCTTAACTCTATTTAGTTACCAAGTTGTTTTGATGAGTTTACATTAAtagcatatatacagtggacccccgcttaacgatcacctccaaatgcgaccaattatgtaagtgtatttatgtaagtgcgtttgtacgtgtatgtttgggggtctgaaatggactaatctacttcacaatattccttatgggaaaaaattcggtcagtactggcacctgaacatactactggaatgaaaaaagttcgttaaccgggggtccactgtactttaaactcagtacagtactgtatcttCATAAATAGACCATGACATATCAGCACACTTCTGGGAAGACAACAATTGAATGACCTGTGGTGAATTTGCAACCTTAAATTTATGTTCAATCTTAAATTTTcttgaggatttttttttttttacacaatggccatcttccaccaagaaATATTGACCCAAAAATCCACAAACATTCCtcattcattcagtagctgtGTTGCCAGCAACTgaatcacaattcaaatgaccttCCACACTAACATGCCCAACCCTCCTTCATAGCAGAGGAACACTacatttcccatctccaggattcagttCCAGTAActtatttccctgaatccctccttCATGTTACAGTACCTTGCTCAAAAGTCAAGTACAAAAAATACActtcgtctccactcactccaacCTAGCATGCTGATACAAGCTTGCTAAATACTCAAATCTCTAGTACTCACAACCTTCTTAACCCCTTCCAAAATTTCCTGGGATCACACAGACCCATCCTTTCTCCCACTATGCAATTGTTATGGAGAAATATACATAATACATGttacagttttttaactgtagtattGGAacacctctggcaaggcagtgatggagtgatggtgaaagtgttttcttcttcaggtcaccctgccttgatgggagacagccaatgtgttaaaaaaatattcaTTTAAAATTTGATTTTTTCAATAtatgtactgtacatatattCTATTACCTGTATTACAATTTTGGAAAGCATTGTGCATACTACGGACTTCACAAGAAATATTATAAACTAATTTGCCTTTATTCATGCCTAATAATAAAACTGAACATTTTGcctatacctggggtatacctggagtatacctggagagggtttcggtggtcaacgcccccgtggcccagtctgtggCCAGGACTAGTTTATTATTTTTCCCATAACATTCATTTCAGGTTGGCAATAcgtctcctcacttagcgatgtgcTCGTTTACCGACACCTCAGACATACgaagggctctctgaccagtatgcatacctaaataatgcatattagagctgatttcctctattctgtttatattacaatatacagtacactactgtataaacatttaaaaatatactaaaaatgttataaacgttgcaaaggtgacattaaagcaatatcaaaactggttgacacaaactcactaccattatagtatgctcctcgctgagtgacgaatttgtttaccgacaCGGTTTTAGGAaaggaactccatcgttaagtgaggagaggctgtattatattATGCTGTAACTCACCTCCACATTAGCTCCCTTCTCTAGTAGATATTTGATGATGTCTAGTTGGCCATAGTCAGAGGCAAGGCAGAGTGGTGGGCGACCCTCAATTGCTAGATTGACGTCAGTTCCTTTCTAGAAACAAAATAATCCAGAATTAAGGTTATTTAATTTAGGGTAATCACTAAAGAAACAAAATTAGAAAGATCATCCTGTGCAATAAGTGCTGGGGACCTTGCTGCTGTAAGTCCATGACTACATCAGAAAAGTTCTCCCTTTCTTATAAAGACATATAaagtgtttaaaaaaaaagatacagCATATTACCTAGTTGGTATAAACAAGAGGACAATGTATCTTGTGAAgctcacagtatacacagtattttTAGCAAATATATACCTAATAAACTTCAAAAGAGTAATCAAGATGCTATGTTTATATAATGTATAGGTACATAATGtatagggatatgttgtgtatctttatatgtggtataaaccttggtaataaataccgacaagttggtttagaaagacacgtaagcaaacactataacatatttattagaaaacgtttcggtcctgggaccttgatcacttcacagaagtgatcaaggtcccaggaccgaaacgttttctaataaatatgttatagtgtttgcttacgtgtctttctaaaccatctttatatgtatatgcttctaaactgttgtattctgagcacctctgcaaaaacagtgataatgtgtgagtgtggtgaaagtgttgaatgatgatgaaagtattttctttttagggattttctttcttttttgggtcaccctgccttggtgggagatggccgacttgttgaaaaaaaaaaaaaaaataggtacatATATACTTCTCCCTATTAATCCATTAAATTGAGGATTTACAATGTAATCAAGTTATGTCTAATTATTTCTTATACGTGGGATGTACAATGGAAGCTCTAGTCATAAGACAAACTCGATGTTTTAACACTTGCTTGGCCGGGCATTAAAAACAACACACTTGAATATGCATGCTTGCTTCTGATCAAATACAGGTTTTAAAAAATGAGTGAGAACTGTATTATGTAAAACTGACACTCAGGGTAGTCAAAAAATGCTGAATACTGATAATGCCCATCAGTTAAAATAATATTCTCAGCATTTATGAAGCCATGAGTtttgtcctccccaccttcccatcAGGTGTTATCTTGCAGCCTTAAATAAAGTACTACAGTAGTCCCACAAAACCCCAACCAAACTATTATTTCTTTAGTACTgtaatttttaaccctttcagggtttcggacgtactagtacggcttgcacaccagtgtccatgacgtactagtacgcataaattctagcgccttcaaatctagtgagagaaagctggtaggcctacatatgaaagaatgggtctatgtggtcagtgtgcgcagtataaaaaaaatcctgcagcacacagtgcgtaatgagagaaaaaaaactttgaccgtgtttttggattaaaacagactttgcactatatttttgtatggtatttattgttgtattctagctttcctggtctcattgtatagaatggaagacatattacagaaattgaggtgattttgactggttttacaatgaaaagtaccttgaaattaagctcaaagtagcagaaatgttcgatttttaccaaagttcaaaagtaaacaaatcatgctaagcgtccaatacacgtcaactggtgagtctaatattctttcacaagtgcgccgatattatttataccatttctacactaatgcagtagtctgcataacagtaaatcttattttttttgtgagaataaaaattcaaagtggaaagcaaaaaaaaatgtaagaggggcctggggacgtgactaatgaacagaggaaatgttattttagtgccaggaatgtctttcttgtttattctggaccctatttgtaaattggcatcttttgaaatttgtgtgaaattggcaaaattgctaaactctgaccactgtattggatagctgaaatcagtaaattggtggtttcttgtactcatttgatggaaaaaaatggagttctagcgaaacagttatgatttttgtcgacttgtacattggaattggccgaaaatagggctcaaagtgggcaaaattgccgattcgtaaacatcgtcgagaccgctaacttcgtgagagcataattccgtaagtttcccatcaaatttcatacttttggtgtcattatgatcgggaaaagattctctatcttttcacacgaaaaaatattttttttttttgaaatttgggggaccctgagaacaagtctctgagagggcctgtggaccctgaaagggttaatgacaaATCTGCATATTCTAGTCAGTgcttataattattacaatcacAACTAAGTACTAAATCACTGCTTATAAATAAATACTGTACAGATAAATACAATAAAATCTCAATTTAATGGACTAATAGGAAGGAAGAAATGAGGGTGTCTGGTAATGCCAAATATCCAGTAAATCCGAATGAGATGGTTTTGCTGGGATTGCAATAAAAATGGACAATTCTATAATCAAGGGATTTAATTCATTGCTTTTGAAATCAATTTACCCAGCAGACTGTACTAGCagataatacagtggtacctcgagtttcgaacagctcccaactctaacaATTATGTACGTGTATCTTCGTAAGTGatttttttgggggtctgaaatggactaatctaatttacattagtccttatgggaacaaattctttTGGTAATGGCActtaaacagccttctggaacaaattatggccAAAACTCAAGTTACCACTGTACTATGAGCAACAGACTGCCTGTTTTTCCTGAAATCAATTTATACAGTGGATTTGGTCCATTCATTCTGTAATTTGATTGGGAAATGCTAAGTACAGGCATCCCTATATTCAATttgttatacagtggtacctcaggatacgaacttaattcgctccagaaggctgttcgagtgccgataccaaatgaatttgttcccataaggtataatgtaaattaaattaatccgtttcagacccccaaaaatacacttacaaaagaacTTACATAATTCTTCGAGTTTTTAgctgttcgtatcctgaggtaccactgtactgtactgtactgtacttgggAAGTTATATGAAAATGTTTAATTATTTTTGTCCCATTTATCAtgtacccctccttcagaggggtgttaatgttgcagttttataaagcatccctctggcaagacagtgatggagtgatggagtgtttctttttcaggccaccctgccttggtaggaatcagctgatgtgttaataataataataatcatgtacaagttggccatcactaatccggcaatcagttatccggtttcatcagtaatccggcactaattttggctagcataatttcaaatttcatcattataccgaCTCAGAAATTGGGCAgatgtaaatccacagcagcaagccagtggaggagaaagtagTGATGCATATGAGggagatgtagcagaaagtctctctcttgataggttaattaagtgtattctaacctaaccactctgtaatctggcaaactcactaatccggcacactacaggtcccaattatgccggattagtgatggccgacctgtactacACTTTGGTGTGGGATTCAAAATTTAAACTGTCACAAATCCATCTACTTGGGATGTTAAAATGGTGTCCATTACCAACATACAGCTGCCCTGCCATATTCACATCCTCCTCCACATAATGCAATGCAAAATCAAAAATAAACTTTTACCAGGATGTCCCACCCACAGAAGCCTTTCCTGGTTCCACCTTGCTCTATTCCCCTGAATCTCTCATGGGACTCTCCCTCTGAACACCAAGTCTACATTTTCCTTCCCACAGATCACTTGCTTGTTTCTTCTGAGAAACCCTTCCTGATTCATATCTTGTAACTTCTTTAGGAAGTTTGTAGATTTTACAGGACATGACTGGACAGGAATGGCTGTCCAGTCTTCTTTAATGAATtagaaaaaaaaagtatccacTGGTTGTGGCATATGCTACCATGGAGCCCATTCCAGCTATTCACCACtatttatgaagtatttcttatAGGTGGTAAATTGGTAGACAACCATCTAGGGAGATGCAGTAATGTCATACAAGTATGAAATTCAAGCAAGAAAGGTTTGTCACTTTCTTTTGCCATTTCTCAAATTAAACAGTAATTGAAGATTACAGTTATATTTATTAACAATACACAGAGCTTTGCTAGTCATTCATTTACAGTTACCCCTATACATTTTCATTTATCTCATTTTCTTAAGACTTAAAAGATATATATTCAAATAGCATATTTTCACTCTGCCTCATTCCATGTAGTATTTGTCTACAATGTACTGGATTGCCCATCATCTGCAATCTGAGTTGTTCTGTACATTCCTTGAagatttttaacacactggccatcgcTCACTGAAGTTAGATGACCTGAAAATAAAAAATTTCACTCATTCATTTTTATTGCTAACTTGCCCGAGACATGCCAACATTACAGTTCACATGACCCTCCAAATTACAgtatcctccttcagagtgaagatactgtacttcctaccttcagtacagtaccttcactctgaagAGGGGGTGAGAAAATTTTAGTCTAGAAGGTCATTTGAATTGTAAtgtcagcacacctctggcaagacagtaatagaACGAATGATGgataaagtgtttcttctttttcgggtcaccaaACGGTAAATGGTTTGGTAAATTCTTCAGCAAATGGAAAAGTAGCAGAGTGGCCCTGTACAGTCCTTAAGGGCAGCTAAGTTGCATATATTTATTCAGAATTCAGGGACAGCAGACAAGTAAAATACATTCCTTCATAATCCAGGGATGGCAGACAAGACAAGTTGTCCCACAGAGTGATATCTCACCTGGCAATACAGCTACATGGCTTTTATTGTTGTCAATACAGAATATACTATGATAGCTTACTTCCTTTTAATTTCAATACAAGTTCAAGTCTGGTTCATTAAAGTATGCATACACTATGCTTGCATGTATGAATTTGCATTGCTGGTTCTACGTGGAGAAAATGTAATTCGTCATTTGAGAGGTAAATGATTTCACATTTAAAAATATCTAAAATATAACAAGCCTATTTGCTGATTTCATTTTTAGATATACTGTACCATGTGATAAGCAAATGTATATGTGATAACTGAGAGCTTATCTGTTACCCAAGTGACACATCAAAGTAGAATGTCATATTGCGACATCCCCCATATTTCAGGCTTTTACTTAAGTTTGTATTTCTTTCAGGAATATATCCTGTAGAATTATTACATTCACGAGGAGCACTAAACTCACAGGGATCATACAGCACATGGGGGAATGGATGGGGGGCATTCAGGCTTGATCAGAAAAAGGCAGCACAGGTCCAATTCATTCAATCATAAGCCTTTCACCAGCTTATGATTGAATGAAGGGTTATTCTTTAGAAACTTTGCCTTCTAGTATATTTTATTACTACATCTCCTGTACTTCTGGCTTTGACTTTGTATTTCTCTGATACTCTCTCTGCTTCAGAAACCAAGAAACGGTTGCAAATTTGATCAGATACTGGACTgcaaaagtacagtggaaccttggtattcAAACTTAATTAATTCCAGAAGGTTGTTTGAGTGCCGATCTGTTCAAGTATCGAacgaatttttcccaaccaattttcttttagGCTGGCTGTTATCACCAATCTtcataggccccatggtgacttatttatacaatataaaaaaaaacaaaaaaaaggcgAAGAAACATGAAATggtttacagtgaagttctggcaggtcatgtttGTTCAGTCGAGTGCCAAGCTTTGTTCAAGTAGGGAGCTGTttgagtactgaggttccactgtaatagctACTGTAGTAGTATGTTAAGAATCCTCTTCCGAAATACTGTAATACACCTactatccgacttacgacctgctcgacttatgaccactcgacttacgaccgtgttttttatgccaaatttctgggaataaataactatttgtgttgtacacagtgtttatcctaaaccttacagtataaaatacagtactaacagcataaaaagtaaagtaaaacatgaaataccaaaataaaacaataaaataaagtcattacaaaaatgttttgttgatattcagtagtaaagttcgacttacgaccatttcgacttacgaccggtttctcggaaccgaactcggtcataagtcggatggtaggtgtatttaaaaCCACATTTAAACACTGGCAATACTTATTTATAAGAACTGTCAATGTTTAGCACACTAACTGCACCCAACAGAGCCCTGTCATCTAAAAACAAATTAGTTAAAAGCAGTACAACAATCAGTGTCTACTGGGAGAAGTGCAAATACAGCACCTTTTTTGTCGAGTAACTCATCATGAGTCTTCCAGCTCCCTAAACCTTATTATTTCTATCTTACTGCAATGGTAGaacatattcatggggaagcacttaACCCCTaaggatcatacagtgcctggggaatcaGGGGCACTCAGGTTTCACCCAAAGAGGAAGCttgctccaattccttagatcatgagcccttcaccagcaataCCTGGTCACTAGTATAAACCACTCTCCTCAACATACAGAGATCACAAAGTGCCTGTCCACCAGCATTAAGCCACCTTCCTCAACCCACAAATTATACAGCATTTATTCACTAACATAAGCTGCTACCCTCCTCAAAGGGACTGAACTGGTAGAGCCAACAAAGTTCTAACCCTTTTGCTGACTATGCTGTAGTACTATGGCTTTGAGGTTACTGTCAGTGCCATAgtactatgccatgagctcagctcatggACCTAGATAGGAGAGAATGGGTATACGtgataagtgtgcaccatataaaaaaaaaattctgcaggaCGCAGCGCATGAtgagaaaaaactgcaacatttttggtttaaaacatagactttgcaatgtattttcatatggtttttgtggatgtattcttggtttcttagtctcatttgatagaatggtcaGTCACACCACTGGTGATTTGTGCAAGAAGAATGCTGAAAGAGTAGATGTCAGAAGCAGATGTATACttgaagtatacctggaaagggtttcgggggtcaatgcccccgcggccaggtctgagaTTAGGCCTGGTTGGTTCTCTATCATAGAGTTCAGGAAACACATGCAGCGAGCTTCTGGGGTTTTTGCAAGGCTTATGGTGGCACCCTTGAAGGTGGTGCAACCACATAGTCGATGATACTAACATCAAGAGACTGGCTAGGTGTGGTCAAACTGCAGGAGATGACAATGTTATCTAGCCTGATGTTTTGTGAATGACACCAGCTGCATGGACTTCTTATAGCCGCTAGGCGTAAGGGATGGGTatcagcaccatattttaaggcaagtattGTATGTACtatgtattatttttttatgCTTAGCTGTATTGAGCACTTAATATACGATAGTGTAAAGACATTATGAGGTGGTTTAGATGCATTCAATAATGAAAAAACTGCTCTTTTCCATCTGCCAGAGAATTTCCTTCCATCACACGGGATTGGGAACTGAAGTTGTACAAATGGGGACCTCCTGTACCTGGGAGGGAACTGATTTCATAATGTAAACTTTGCTTTCATTgcagttttacaataatttaaagcAACTCATCAATTACAAGGACATACATTTCATGTTAACAAAAGCCACATAAGAATGACACTAGGCACTTCACTAGGAAAGGAACATTGAGGCCATGATAGTATGAGCCACCAAGTCTGTggtatacttggagggtgttccaggggtcaacgccccc is a genomic window containing:
- the LOC128703996 gene encoding myotrophin: MSEFVWGLKNGDLDQVMEAVEKKGTDVNLAIEGRPPLCLASDYGQLDIIKYLLEKGANVESTDKHGITALLAAIWEGHTQCVKVLLEAGADKNGTAPDGTSYLDAAEKDEIKALLR